CTGCTGCCATTGGTCATGTGTATTACGATGCTTCTATTGTTCTTCTGCTTGTATAGCTATCAGAAATCCATGCTGATACAAGTGGCCTCAGGAGCCACAGAGCGTGCGGCTTACAATTGGGGTAACAGTCATAAAGAGGTTTCTGGATCCTACGCTATTGGTGAATATGACTCCCTCTATTGGAGGATTGGTGACGACGCGTTGCTATCTTCATTATTCGGCGGAGAAGCTGGAAGTGGCGGTGTAACCATAGAGTTACCTGGTGAAGTGTCAGATGAAAGTGATTTGCCCGTACTTAAACTCAGGCATTCCTCCACTATGGTTCCGTATAATATGCCGGGAAATATGAACTATGTATACAGCCTTACCGGACGGAAAGTAAGTGCTGAGTTAAATCGCCTACTAAACCTACCCGTACTTGATGAGATTCTTTCTGATGAGGCAAAACCAAATGTGAAAGCTCAATCTATCATCGCTGAACCTGTTGAGTTTATTCGTACAGTCGACTTGATGCGATACTTCGGGGCAAAGTTCAAGGGAGGCTCAGAGGGGAGTGGTGGATCTGGAGTCCATATGGAGAAGAAGGATGCATCTACAATGATGACCAAGCTTCAGGATAAGTGATATTTCTTTGCCCGTGGATCTAATATTCATTGAAAGCAGGGATAAGGAGGGAGGTTTTGATGAGGAGTATTTTTACTAGTTGCCTCGCTAGCGGAAAGAATCGAAAGAGAAAGATGCAGGGGCAGCACGAGGGAAAAACAGAAGGCTCGGTCTCGATTTTCCTAATCATGGTATTGGCTTTCGTCTTTTTATTTACAGCAGTGCTGATTGATTATGCGCGCATTGCTGCATTCAATGTTCAAGAGGAACGTCTAGCGAGGGCTAGCGTCCGCTCTGTAATGTCATCCTACGATGTTGAGCTGCGAGAGAAGTATGGTTTGTTCGCATTCGGAGAGAGTGACGGGGATATTCTGCTCTCTAAAGTACTCAATGATAATCTGCATAAAAGTGGTCGGAGTGATGCTTTCAATCTAATCCCCTTTGCGCTGGAATCCTCATCCTTGGAATGGAGCCGACCATTGGGTAGCTATGAAGTTGCTCGTCGACAAATACTGGAAGAAATGAAATATAAGGCCCCGATAGATTTCGCGTTAGAGCTGGCAGGTAAATTTAAACCAATGTCAGGAGTAATGGAAGAGGCTTCACGCGCTACTACTTTGCTCAGTAAGCTGCAGCCGTTATATGACGAGCGAGAAGAGGCTTTGGATCTTATGTTAGGGCGGAGAAGCCAGGCTGCGGAGAGTGGAAGAAGGCTACTTCAATGGATTATGAATCCGCCGGGAGAGTCCATTTCAGCCAGTTCGCTCGGAAGTATGCAATCGGCCGCGGATATTTCAGCACAGTATAGCGACTACCTTGGGAAGTACTACGATGATCTTTATCGTGATAGTAAAAAGCCTGCAAAGTACACTTATCAATTGTCACTCTATCAGAGTCGAACTACTGAGATGTTATCGCGGCTTCCTGCCTTATTAACAGCTTTTCGTGAAGATCATGAAAGATCAATGGAGGGAGCGAAAGAAGCGTTAAAGAAGGCGCAGCAATTGAATGACGAGATGAGAAATGTATTGGAACAGTCGCGAATGGAGGGTGGGGATCTATCAAATGATCCTGCTAATAATTGGGATATTCCGGCGAGCTCAGGAGAGATAAGCTCAGACCCGCTTAAAAAGCTGCGTGAACAGGAAGATGCACTGATTCTCACCTCAACTGATTTAAGTCAGATGGAGAATAATATATCCACGCAGCAAAGTGCTTTCGAGACCATTGAACCAATCGTAACAGGAATGTCAGGTGTGCTGTATGAAGCTTTGAGTGACAATGGGGACTCCTACCGAATGATATCTTCTGTTCTTGAAGCTACACGTGTGGTGAAAAACTATGTACAGTATTACGGCGAGAAGGGGAATGTTATCGCTAATGATGTGGCTTTAATTGAACAGCACCGTAGCTCAGATAAAGAGCGTAAACAATTGGAGAGAGAAGCTAAATCGAAGCTGGGTGAAGCGAAAGCGTTGCTCGATAAGATTCGAATGATGGGTAACGGAGTGACAGATTCTCTGAAAGACTATCAAACACTTCGCCAATATTATGAAGAGAATATTGCTTTTAATGAGGAAATAGTATCGGATCCACTGGTTAAATCAGAAGTTAGCTCAAACATTTATGCTGCTGGGAGTTCGGCGATGGAGGATATGGACGGGATCTATGCAGCGATGGGTGGCATTATGGCAGGAGCTAGAGATAAACTTTTCCAAACGGAGTATTCTGCCCTCTATTTTCAGCATTTTGACGTTTCCAAGTTAGCTACATTGGCACAAGGTTCTGTAGAGGATACAGATAAGCTTAAAGAACAGCTTAATCCTCAAGCACAAGAGCTGGAATACATTCTATATGGATTTTATAATCCTGCAGGCAATGTAGCCGCGGCTTATGCTGAAATATTCGCTATGCGGTTGTCTATTCGAACGATGGAAGGTTTTATTGAGAAGGCAAGCTTAGGAAATCCATTGGCTGTTCTCGCTGCGGCGCTGTTGTATGGAATCCAGCAAGCTATTCAAGATATGTTACTACTTTGTGAGAAAGATTCCATTCCTCTATCCAAATACTTACCAGCCCAGCTGACTTATCGCGATCATTTGCGTCTGTTTATGATGATGCATGGAGGCGGGAATGTTCAGTTATCTCGGATGCTGGCTCTAATTCGTCTCAACACAGGAATAAATACAGAGGAAAGAAGCACTTATGTATCCTCGAATATTAAGCTCAAAATGCGGTTATGGTTTCTGCCAGGTGTAGTGAAGCTTTTGGATTATAGCGCTGGGTATTCAGGAAAAGTTCAAGGAAGAACATATATGAGAGAAGTAAAGATTGATTTTTCATATTAGCAGGAGGTTGGCAAGGATATGAGGGACGAGTACCGGATTAGGGGGAGGACTAAGGAAGAAGGTAGCATGGTAGTAGAGGCGGCGATGGTACTTCCGTTTTTCTTACTGTTTGTTCTGTTCCTAATTTCTATCGTACAGATGACTTTGTATTCGACAGCCTTACAAAGTACAGCATCCGATACTGTGAAATCTATTTCAACGCATATGTACCCTGCGGCTTTGGCGGTGCAGAAATGGGGGGCAACAAGCGAAGCGGACGCTGATGCAGTGAAGGGGGGCACGGATCTATCCGCTGGCAATCCAGCTGAATCGAATTGGACAATACCTCGCTTGTCTCTTACAGATTGGGGCAGCAGTTACGCAATGGCATTACCCAAGCCGCTGAATGAGTGGGTCATGTCGGCTTTAGAGAAGGGTGAGGGACCGCTGCAGAAGCTACAGGCGGAGACCTCTGAGAGTGTACTGGACCTGGCGATTAAACCCTTATTGAAGCCGTATCTGTCATCAGACTTACTGGATTATGATCGAATTCATGTATCTAACATTATCGTGCCTGAATTAAAGAGGAGTACTCGACCTTACTTTGGATTGGTGGTTAGCTATGAGCTGCCAATGAAAGTACCCTTTCTAAACCAAAGCATTGTACTAGAGGCAAGTGCTGTTGAACGTCTTTGGATCGGAGATACAGGTGAAGGTATAAATAAGGGCGATGACGGCACTAGTAAACCAGAGGATTTCATTGCGATTTTGGAAAAACCGAATCCAGCTGTAGCTAATAAGCAAGGCAAAGTTCGTGCCAAAATTCCGCCAAATGCTTCCGCTAGCTTATCCGTCTTTTATAAAAGCGGAGGAAGCACTGCCAAGTATTTAGGCTGGAAACAAGCGGACGCGGATGGATATATCGAGTGGGAGTGGAAAATTGGTGTGAATACTACTCCGGGTACTTGGCCATTTGTAATACAGCTTGATGACGGAAGATCTATTGAGGTTATGTTCACAGTAGTGAAATGAATGAAGAGGAAAGGAAAGGAGTGTAATCCATGGCGGAGTGGGCGTTTTGGGGGTGTTTTCCGTTTCTGGCAGCTGCATTTATTACAGATATTAAGTCGATGAGAATACCGAACTGGATTACAGTGTCAGGTTTGCTTGCCGGTCTGCTTGCTCAAGTGCTGATGAACGGCTGGGATGGACTCCTGAAGGCTGGTGTGGGTGCTGTAGCAGGATTTTCAGTGCTTCTGATCATGCATTTGATAGGGGCGGTTGGCGCGGGGGATGTTAAGCTTTTTGCCGGGATCGGCGCTTGGACAGGAATGCTGTTTACATTGCAGGTCGTGGTGTACTCCGTATTATTTGGAGCTTTAATAGGCTGGATAATTGTCTTAATGAGACGGGAAACAGGGAGGCGTACGCGTAAGATCATTAACACAATTTCAGGATTTATATTATTGAAAAGTTCATTCCTATTTAAAAATAAAGATAGTGAGCTGTTGAGATTTCCTTTCATGCTGGCTGTAGTCCCTGGTACCATATGCGCTTATCTTTATTTTTAAAATAGGAGGTGGTGATGCTTGTTGTACGGATTAACCCGTGACTTTATACAGCAGGACGGTATATATATGATGCTTGGAGAACCAGAAGGAATGCCGGTGAGTAAGCTTAATATGGTTCAGGCTCGTATGCTGATGAACACCGACATTCCTCATCATTTAAGGTTATTACTTAGGGAAATCGATTTGAAGGTTACTATGGAATACGCTGTTCTGCGTAAAAAAATGCTCAGTCATTTGCTCAAAAGTGAGAAGCTAAGCATGACCTCATTTTTTGGTTTACTACTGCAAATTGCACAAGGGATGGAGGATGGCAGGTTATATATGCTGCGAGCGGAACAATATGCTTTGCATGGAGATTATATTTTTATTGAAGGCTCGTTGCATAGTGGTAAGGTATACCTAACCTATATTCCTATTCAGGGAAATGAGCCTAGTTCTAGGCTGGGAGAATCGCTCAAGTCGCTGATCATGGTGCTAATGGCTTCTATTACAGAGCTTACTGGCAGTGGTGTTCAAAGAGTATTGCATTACTGTGGGGAAGAAGAATTTACACCAGCAGGCCTCAAGGGTCTTCTCTCAGAGCTTTTGACAGAGGGGGATTCTAGAAGTAGAGAAATCAGCAATAACGAAATAATGGCATCTATTCCTCCAAAGATGACAGAAGCAAGTCTGATAGAACCAGAAAGACGAATGCAAGAGAGAGTAAGGGAACTGTTTGTGAATGAGGTAACTGCTCCTCAGAAAAAAATAAGTGAGCGGAATGAGGAAAAGATTCTGAATACGCAACAGAACGCCGCTCCTTGGTTGAATAGCTATTCCAGTTCCAGTCTTAGGTTGAAAGAAGAGGAGAAGTCGCTTCGATCTCTAGAGGATGATAATTTGATAAATTCACAAACCTCAAGCTCAAGAACTTATTTAATTCTAGGGTGCCTATTAGGAGATGCTTTATTATGGAAATTCCTATATCTAAATAGTCCAAAGCCGTTGTGGCTAGCCGTTTGTGGGATTGCAACGATCGCATTGTTTGTATTGAGTTGGATGGTATGGAGCGGAAGGATAAGGTTTGGAAGTAATGAACAAAAGGATCATACGAATGAGGACCCTGAAGATACAAACTGGAGTTCGAGTCGAAGAGAATTGGAGTGGAATTTCGGTAGAAATCCTGTGACAACTACGCGTCCCGCAGCAAAGATTCCAAAGGTAGATCAGTATACATCGGATCCTCTATCAAGCGTTCCAACTGCACGAGCTGAATCCAGGATAGAGGAACATAGTTTTGTAACACCACCAGAGCCAATAGCTCCAACTGCTTTATTATCACGAGAGGAGACACCTGAGCAGGGCAAACGAAATCACAAGCCAGCTCGAAATGTTCCTTATCTCAAAAGAAATGATGAGGATGAGGCAGAGGCGGAGACCATTGTGTTAAACCGAACTAGCTTTATTATCGGCCGCTCGGCAGAAGTAGCTCAGTACGTGGAGAGATCCGAAGGAGCTTCAAGAGTGCATGCTGAAATATCTAGGAGCCCAGGCGGATACGTGCTAAAGGATCTCGACTCCAGAAATGGAACACTCTTTCAAGGCGAAGCCATGATCCCTTATAAAGAGTACCCGCTGTCAGAGGGGACCGTATTTAAGATTGTAAAAGGAAGTTACACATTCCACATGGATGAAGCTTAGGATTACAAGTGAATGATGATTCTGCTATTTTTGGCTTTTCAGATCTTCTAAAGCAGCTTGAAGAGTGGGGAATGTAAAGCTAAAACCCTGTTCTAATGCCGCCGCTGGAAGGACGCGTTGCCCTTTGAGCAAGATCTCGGACAATTCACCAACTGCTGTTTTTAATAAGAAGGCAGGTAGTGGAAACCAATGTGGCCGTTTATACACTTTCCCGATCGTTCTCCCAAACTCTTCGTTTGTAACTGGATGTGGAGCAGTCGCATTAACGGGTCCGGAAATGGCGGGATTCTGAATACAATAATCGATCAGACGAACGATATCTGTCAGGTGAATCCAGGGGACCCACTGGCTTCCTGTGCCAATGTTACCGCCAAAGCCCAGTAAGTAGGGTAGCTTCATTTTTGGGAAGGCACCACTTTCATTGCCAAGTACAACACCGGTACGTAACTTGATTAGACGGATATCTTGGTATGCTTTATCAGAAGCTTCTTCCCAGGTATGAACCACTTCAGAGGGGAAGTCCATAACATGGGCTGGTGATGATTCACTAAAGGTATCTTGTAAAGAAGTTCCGTAAATAGCTACAGCGGACGCCTGAATGACTACAGACGGTTTGTGCTTCAAACTGTCGAGTAGCTTAGCAGCAGCGGAAACGGTTGCAAGACGAGATTGCATAATTGCTTTTTTGCCGCTTGGGCTCCAACGCTGGCTAAGAGAAGCTCCAGCAAGATTAGCCAAGGCATCTGCATTCTCTAGGGGGGCATGATCAGCTTTAAGGGTGTCCCATGTGTGGTAACTCAGTTTAGGATGATATGGCGCAGCTTTAGGTAGATTGCGACCGACGATGGCGACTTCATTTCCTGCTTGCAGCCAGTATTTTGTTAGTTCACTGCCAATAAAACCGGTGCCGCCACATATTACATATTTCATAAGGTTGGCCTCCGTTCTGAACACGACATTCGATAAACAATCACTTAAATAAATGCTGGTAAGCAGAGTAATCGATTTTGTTCTTTTCGAGAAAATTGACGAGGAAACGATTGTCACGCCGCGGTGTGGCGACTATGTAACCTTTAATGCAGTGATCACGAGTAACCTCTTTCGCATTGCTTTCCACTGCGATTTTTCCGATCTCAGCAGCAATAGAATGTTTGGCGATATCGCGAAACGGACTAGGCACAGGTTGAACAAGCTGGTCTAAAAAAGCTTTGGATTCATCACTCCAGAGTGATCGGCTGCGTTCTACCCAGTAATTTTGCCAGTCCAGCTTAGATTTTCCATCGGCTTTCGGCAATACCTTTAGGAATTTTCGGAACATAAAAAAACCGCCGATACACATGGAACCCAGCAGCATAAATGTCCAGAAAGCGATAGAGTTCATGAACCAATTGCTCGGTGTTGCGGATAATAAACCAAGTCCTGATTGGATAGACATGCATACACCACCTTTTGGCAATGAGTATTCTCACATAATTTAATCTCATATTAAAGTATAGCTTATTTCCAAAGTTTTGCGAAGCAGAACCCAGCATATTGACCTTATCTAGATTTATTTTTCTGATCACGGTAGAATAGGGGGTAATTCGTGAAGGAAAGAGGGAAGAAGTATGCTGAAAATAGGTTCACATGTGTCTTGCTCGGACAAGGGTCTTTTGACCGCAGCAAATGAAGCAAATGAGTATGGTTCCAGCTCATTTATGATATATACAGGAGCGCCGCAGAACACGCGCCGCAAGCCGATTGATGCCATGTATCCCGTTGAAGGGAAGCAAGCAATGAAAGAAAATGGTGTGGAGGAGATTGTCGTCCACGCACCTTACATTATTAATCTCGCTTCCTATAAAGAGAATACGTATCAGTTGGCCGTTGATTTCTTACAAGAAGAAATTCGCCGTACGCATGCGCTTGAGGTCAAGCATATCGTATTACATCCAGGTGCTTTCACTGATAAGGACGCTGAATATGGTATCCAGCGGATTGCAGACGGCCTTAATGAGGTTCTTGGGGGAACCAATGAAACGGAAGTTCATATCGCCCTAGAAACTATGGCTGGCAAGGGAACAGAGATCGGACGCAGCTTTGAGGAGATTGCTTCGATCATTGCTAAGGTTGAACATAACGAGCGTTTGTCCGTATGTCTTGATACTTGTCACATTCATGATGCTGGCTATGACATCGTTAATGATTTGGATGGCGTTCTTAACCAGTTTGATGAGATTATCGGCTTGAATCGTCTTGGGGTCATCCACATCAATGACAGCAAAAATCCATGTGGAGCAGGTAAAGACCGTCATACTCCAATTGGATCGGGTTGGATCGGTTTTGATACGATTAACAAAATTGTCCATCATGAGAAATTGGCAGGGCTGTCTTTCATTTTGGAAACACCATGGGTGGGTAAGGATGCTAAGAAACAGCGTCCGATGTATGAGGTAGAGATCGCTTTGCTCCGTGGTAACGTAGCTGAACGATTTGGACCGGAGTTTATAGAAGATGTTGAAACACTCCGCGAGTTTTTTGCTAAGAAGGAGATCGATTCCCGTCAGTATGTGCTTAATGTCTGGGAGTTGCTGAAGAACGATGCCAAGGCTAAAAAAGCTGATCCGCGTGAACCGCTGGAGCGTCTATATGACGAAGTCATCGCTGCCGAGCTGTTCCCTGCGCTGAGCGAGGAAGCAATTAATCATCGCTTGATTGCATGGTTAGCAGGCAAGTAAGTGCTCGTTCATGCATAAGCTAGACTTCAGATTGCACATGTAGATGAGAGGATGGGATGGGATCATGGAATTACACGTAAAAAGAAACAATTCGTCAGGTGCCGAATCATATTCCAACCGGGCGCGTATGCTCATTTCCTGTCCTGATGGACCGGGAATCGTGGCGGCAGTATCACACTTTCTGTATCAGCATGGTGCGAATATTGTGCAATCGGATCAGTACACAATGGATCCAGATGGCGGAATGTTCTTTATGAGAGTTGAGTTTGACCTTCCTGAATTAGGAGATCGTCTGGAAGAGATACGATCTTTGTTCGGCGGAGTGGCTGAACGTTTCAAGATGAACTGGAAAATATTCAATGTTCGTCATAAGAAAAGATTAGCCATATTTGTCTCTAAAGAAGACCATTGTCTTGTGGAACTTCTCTGGCAGTGGCAAGCTGGCGATCTAGAAGCCGACATCGCTCTCGTTGTTAGTAACCATTTGGATATGAAATCGTATGTCGAGTCCTTCGGCATACCTTTCCACCATATTCCAGTTACAGCGGATACTAAGGCTGAGGCGGAAAAACGTCAGCTTGAAGTCATCGGAGACGACATTGATGTTATAATCCTGGCTCGTTACATGCAGATTATCTCACCGTCGTTTATTGAGCACTATCGTCACCAGATTATTAATATTCATCACTCCTTCCTGCCAGCCTTTATTGGTGGTAATCCTTACGCCCAAGCGTATCAACGCGGGGTGAAGATTATCGGAGC
This Paenibacillus sp. FSL R5-0345 DNA region includes the following protein-coding sequences:
- a CDS encoding TadE family protein, with protein sequence MSKLKEDRGSFTIEASLLLPLVMCITMLLLFFCLYSYQKSMLIQVASGATERAAYNWGNSHKEVSGSYAIGEYDSLYWRIGDDALLSSLFGGEAGSGGVTIELPGEVSDESDLPVLKLRHSSTMVPYNMPGNMNYVYSLTGRKVSAELNRLLNLPVLDEILSDEAKPNVKAQSIIAEPVEFIRTVDLMRYFGAKFKGGSEGSGGSGVHMEKKDASTMMTKLQDK
- a CDS encoding TadE/TadG family type IV pilus assembly protein; amino-acid sequence: MRDEYRIRGRTKEEGSMVVEAAMVLPFFLLFVLFLISIVQMTLYSTALQSTASDTVKSISTHMYPAALAVQKWGATSEADADAVKGGTDLSAGNPAESNWTIPRLSLTDWGSSYAMALPKPLNEWVMSALEKGEGPLQKLQAETSESVLDLAIKPLLKPYLSSDLLDYDRIHVSNIIVPELKRSTRPYFGLVVSYELPMKVPFLNQSIVLEASAVERLWIGDTGEGINKGDDGTSKPEDFIAILEKPNPAVANKQGKVRAKIPPNASASLSVFYKSGGSTAKYLGWKQADADGYIEWEWKIGVNTTPGTWPFVIQLDDGRSIEVMFTVVK
- a CDS encoding A24 family peptidase, whose amino-acid sequence is MAEWAFWGCFPFLAAAFITDIKSMRIPNWITVSGLLAGLLAQVLMNGWDGLLKAGVGAVAGFSVLLIMHLIGAVGAGDVKLFAGIGAWTGMLFTLQVVVYSVLFGALIGWIIVLMRRETGRRTRKIINTISGFILLKSSFLFKNKDSELLRFPFMLAVVPGTICAYLYF
- a CDS encoding DUF6382 domain-containing protein, which gives rise to MLYGLTRDFIQQDGIYMMLGEPEGMPVSKLNMVQARMLMNTDIPHHLRLLLREIDLKVTMEYAVLRKKMLSHLLKSEKLSMTSFFGLLLQIAQGMEDGRLYMLRAEQYALHGDYIFIEGSLHSGKVYLTYIPIQGNEPSSRLGESLKSLIMVLMASITELTGSGVQRVLHYCGEEEFTPAGLKGLLSELLTEGDSRSREISNNEIMASIPPKMTEASLIEPERRMQERVRELFVNEVTAPQKKISERNEEKILNTQQNAAPWLNSYSSSSLRLKEEEKSLRSLEDDNLINSQTSSSRTYLILGCLLGDALLWKFLYLNSPKPLWLAVCGIATIALFVLSWMVWSGRIRFGSNEQKDHTNEDPEDTNWSSSRRELEWNFGRNPVTTTRPAAKIPKVDQYTSDPLSSVPTARAESRIEEHSFVTPPEPIAPTALLSREETPEQGKRNHKPARNVPYLKRNDEDEAEAETIVLNRTSFIIGRSAEVAQYVERSEGASRVHAEISRSPGGYVLKDLDSRNGTLFQGEAMIPYKEYPLSEGTVFKIVKGSYTFHMDEA
- a CDS encoding TIGR01777 family oxidoreductase; its protein translation is MKYVICGGTGFIGSELTKYWLQAGNEVAIVGRNLPKAAPYHPKLSYHTWDTLKADHAPLENADALANLAGASLSQRWSPSGKKAIMQSRLATVSAAAKLLDSLKHKPSVVIQASAVAIYGTSLQDTFSESSPAHVMDFPSEVVHTWEEASDKAYQDIRLIKLRTGVVLGNESGAFPKMKLPYLLGFGGNIGTGSQWVPWIHLTDIVRLIDYCIQNPAISGPVNATAPHPVTNEEFGRTIGKVYKRPHWFPLPAFLLKTAVGELSEILLKGQRVLPAAALEQGFSFTFPTLQAALEDLKSQK
- a CDS encoding DUF2621 domain-containing protein, whose protein sequence is MSIQSGLGLLSATPSNWFMNSIAFWTFMLLGSMCIGGFFMFRKFLKVLPKADGKSKLDWQNYWVERSRSLWSDESKAFLDQLVQPVPSPFRDIAKHSIAAEIGKIAVESNAKEVTRDHCIKGYIVATPRRDNRFLVNFLEKNKIDYSAYQHLFK
- a CDS encoding deoxyribonuclease IV, whose product is MLKIGSHVSCSDKGLLTAANEANEYGSSSFMIYTGAPQNTRRKPIDAMYPVEGKQAMKENGVEEIVVHAPYIINLASYKENTYQLAVDFLQEEIRRTHALEVKHIVLHPGAFTDKDAEYGIQRIADGLNEVLGGTNETEVHIALETMAGKGTEIGRSFEEIASIIAKVEHNERLSVCLDTCHIHDAGYDIVNDLDGVLNQFDEIIGLNRLGVIHINDSKNPCGAGKDRHTPIGSGWIGFDTINKIVHHEKLAGLSFILETPWVGKDAKKQRPMYEVEIALLRGNVAERFGPEFIEDVETLREFFAKKEIDSRQYVLNVWELLKNDAKAKKADPREPLERLYDEVIAAELFPALSEEAINHRLIAWLAGK
- the purU gene encoding formyltetrahydrofolate deformylase, translated to MELHVKRNNSSGAESYSNRARMLISCPDGPGIVAAVSHFLYQHGANIVQSDQYTMDPDGGMFFMRVEFDLPELGDRLEEIRSLFGGVAERFKMNWKIFNVRHKKRLAIFVSKEDHCLVELLWQWQAGDLEADIALVVSNHLDMKSYVESFGIPFHHIPVTADTKAEAEKRQLEVIGDDIDVIILARYMQIISPSFIEHYRHQIINIHHSFLPAFIGGNPYAQAYQRGVKIIGATAHYVTEELDGGPIIEQDVQRVSHSDDVIELKRIGRTIERVVLARAVKWHIEDRILVHQNKTVVFK